Proteins found in one Nocardia brasiliensis ATCC 700358 genomic segment:
- a CDS encoding Lrp/AsnC family transcriptional regulator, with translation MDEMDAQIVHALQFDPRVPFNRLAAELGVAEQTVARRYRRLRRDGVVRVIGAVDPRALGENDWIIRVRCRPDGARQVAEALARRDDAAWVSIAAAGAEVSFSLHPRSAQERDELLVQRLQRSAPVHDITAAMVLHRFVGPDVIDWRGRQFARSAADAADAEDLDADLRLRAEDLALVELLSRDGRTGYSALARATGLTTGRVMRRIAALQAANILYFDLDIAPAALGPSLSAFLWLRVAPARLDAVGRALIEHPETDYAAAVTGPFNLYAVLTAATADDLYRYVTTKMAALDGVHSFELTPVLERCKQAGARITAGLLTPPAPVPPRVPRNRRATT, from the coding sequence ATGGACGAGATGGACGCGCAGATCGTGCACGCGCTCCAGTTCGATCCCCGGGTTCCGTTCAATCGGCTGGCCGCCGAGCTCGGCGTCGCCGAACAGACCGTCGCCCGCCGCTACCGCCGGTTGCGGCGGGACGGGGTGGTGCGGGTGATCGGTGCCGTCGACCCCCGCGCGCTCGGCGAGAACGACTGGATCATCCGGGTGCGCTGCCGTCCGGACGGCGCCCGGCAGGTGGCGGAGGCGCTGGCGCGCCGCGACGACGCGGCCTGGGTGAGCATCGCCGCGGCGGGGGCCGAGGTGTCGTTCTCGCTGCACCCGCGCAGCGCGCAGGAACGGGACGAACTGCTGGTCCAGCGGTTGCAGCGGTCCGCGCCGGTGCACGACATCACGGCCGCGATGGTATTGCACCGATTCGTCGGTCCGGATGTGATCGATTGGCGCGGCAGGCAATTCGCCCGGAGCGCGGCCGACGCCGCCGATGCGGAAGACCTCGACGCCGACCTGCGGTTACGTGCGGAGGATCTCGCCCTGGTCGAGCTGTTGTCCAGGGACGGGCGCACCGGCTACTCGGCGCTGGCCCGGGCCACCGGCCTGACGACCGGGCGGGTGATGCGCCGGATCGCCGCCCTGCAGGCGGCGAACATTCTCTACTTCGATCTCGATATCGCCCCTGCCGCACTGGGCCCGAGCCTGTCGGCCTTCCTGTGGTTGCGCGTCGCGCCCGCGCGGCTCGACGCCGTCGGCCGCGCCCTCATCGAGCATCCCGAAACCGATTATGCGGCAGCGGTTACCGGGCCGTTCAACCTCTACGCGGTGCTCACCGCGGCGACCGCCGATGACCTGTACCGCTATGTCACGACGAAGATGGCGGCCCTGGACGGTGTGCACAGTTTCGAGCTCACCCCGGTGCTGGAGCGCTGCAAACAGGCGGGTGCCCGGATCACGGCGGGCCTGCTCACGCCACCGGCCCCGGTGCCGCCCCGCGTGCCGCGGAACCGAAGGGCTACAACGTGA
- a CDS encoding MFS transporter produces the protein MRKWLPLLTVCLGTFMLLIDVTIVNVALPDIRNDLDASFSALQWVVDGYALAMAALMLGAGSIADLARHRRTYLIGSIVFAAASLLCGIAPNPAVLVAARVAQGVGATAMACTTFALLNDAYDGRDRGVAYGVWGSVAGASSAIGPIIGGLLTDLASWRWIFFVNLPVSAVAIALTGWVLTEPERAQRGRVDLPGMATFTVSAAAATYALIRAGAHGWSDPLAWGLLLLGAAALAVFLMVERVSAQPMLDLALLRDRSFLGVLIAAGALFFGAFGALMYSQIWLQSVLGLSAVQAGAVGLPLSVMAFLVSGSIGRFLHGERRGPIIAGGLGATGLGGVLGALLVDGESGWVALLPGFLVVGLGVGLATATLSSAAMAAVPWQRAGMATGSLNTAQQLSFTFGIATLGSVFTARAGDVLAAHDVPEPQVAARAVAGGQSATLVHLAPVQTQAALDEAIRIAAAAGVQATLAVSGAVALLGAVAALGLLRGRGASQVPANEARALI, from the coding sequence TTGCGGAAATGGCTGCCGCTGCTGACGGTGTGTCTGGGCACCTTCATGCTGCTGATCGACGTCACCATCGTGAACGTCGCGCTACCGGACATACGAAACGACCTGGACGCATCGTTCAGCGCACTGCAATGGGTCGTCGACGGCTACGCCCTCGCGATGGCGGCGCTGATGCTCGGGGCGGGCTCGATCGCGGACCTGGCCAGGCACCGGCGCACCTACCTGATCGGCTCGATCGTCTTCGCCGCCGCCTCCCTGCTCTGCGGGATCGCGCCGAATCCGGCCGTGCTGGTGGCGGCGCGCGTGGCACAGGGCGTCGGCGCGACCGCCATGGCGTGCACCACCTTCGCGCTGTTGAACGACGCGTACGACGGGCGGGACCGAGGCGTCGCCTACGGCGTCTGGGGTTCGGTCGCGGGCGCGTCCAGCGCCATCGGGCCGATCATCGGCGGGCTGCTCACCGACCTCGCGTCCTGGCGGTGGATCTTCTTCGTCAACCTGCCGGTGAGCGCGGTGGCCATCGCGCTCACCGGCTGGGTGCTCACCGAACCGGAACGGGCCCAGCGCGGCCGCGTCGACCTGCCAGGCATGGCGACGTTCACCGTCAGCGCGGCGGCGGCCACCTACGCGCTGATCCGAGCCGGTGCGCACGGCTGGTCCGACCCGCTCGCCTGGGGCTTGCTGCTGCTCGGCGCGGCGGCGCTGGCCGTGTTCCTGATGGTCGAACGGGTCTCGGCGCAACCGATGCTCGACCTGGCATTGCTGCGGGACCGCTCGTTCCTCGGCGTGCTGATCGCCGCGGGCGCGTTGTTCTTCGGCGCTTTCGGCGCGCTGATGTACTCCCAGATCTGGTTGCAGTCGGTGCTCGGGCTCAGCGCGGTCCAGGCCGGGGCGGTCGGACTTCCGTTGTCGGTCATGGCTTTTCTGGTTTCCGGCAGCATCGGCCGGTTCCTGCACGGCGAGCGTCGCGGTCCGATCATCGCGGGCGGGCTTGGCGCGACCGGACTCGGCGGTGTCCTCGGCGCGCTGCTGGTGGACGGCGAATCCGGTTGGGTCGCATTGCTTCCCGGATTCCTGGTGGTCGGTCTCGGCGTCGGCCTGGCCACCGCCACACTGAGTTCGGCGGCCATGGCGGCGGTGCCGTGGCAGCGGGCGGGCATGGCGACGGGCTCACTCAATACCGCGCAGCAGCTCAGTTTCACCTTCGGGATAGCGACGCTCGGCAGCGTGTTCACGGCGCGCGCAGGCGACGTGCTCGCCGCGCACGACGTACCGGAGCCGCAGGTCGCGGCGCGGGCGGTGGCGGGCGGGCAGTCCGCGACGCTGGTGCACCTGGCACCCGTGCAGACGCAGGCGGCCCTCGACGAGGCGATCCGGATCGCGGCCGCGGCGGGCGTGCAAGCGACCCTGGCGGTGAGCGGTGCGGTCGCGTTGCTCGGTGCGGTGGCGGCACTGGGGTTGCTACGTGGTCGAGGTGCGTCGCAGGTGCCCGCAAACGAAGCGCGGGCACTCATCTGA
- a CDS encoding bifunctional glycosyltransferase family 2/GtrA family protein has translation MTETVTVAAAERAEKSGTPVLDVVIPVYNEETDLGVCVRRLHAYLREGFPFTARITVADNASTDATLEVARLLADELDGVRVVHLDAKGRGRALRAVWEHSDAQVVAYMDVDLSTDLNALLPLVAPLITGHSDLAIGTRLSASSRVVRGPKREFISRCYNLLLKASLQAHFSDAQCGFKAMRTEVARRLLPLVRDGEWFFDTELLVLAERAGLRIHEVPVDWIDDPDSRVDILDTARKDLLGIGRLGRALATGALPMDELRRAVGREPLVPGVPLGMVGQLVRFAIVGVLSTLAYLLLYVALQSFTGAQVANFLALLITAVANTAANRAFTFGVRGSTGVVSHQFQGLVIFGIGLALTSGSLFTLHHWAPDAPVHLELFVLVVANLVATILRFVGLRWVFRNTPDRASRTAVTVRPETSDAPGATVEGGTR, from the coding sequence ATGACCGAGACTGTGACCGTCGCGGCTGCGGAAAGAGCCGAGAAAAGCGGGACACCCGTGCTCGATGTGGTGATCCCGGTCTACAACGAAGAAACCGACCTCGGCGTCTGTGTGCGCAGGCTGCACGCGTATCTGCGCGAGGGGTTCCCCTTCACGGCGCGGATCACGGTCGCCGACAACGCGAGCACCGACGCCACCCTCGAGGTGGCGCGCCTGCTCGCGGACGAGCTGGACGGCGTGCGGGTGGTGCACCTGGACGCCAAGGGCCGAGGGCGGGCGCTGCGCGCGGTGTGGGAACACTCCGACGCCCAGGTGGTCGCGTACATGGACGTCGACCTGTCCACCGATCTCAACGCGTTGCTGCCGCTGGTCGCGCCGCTGATCACCGGGCATTCCGATCTGGCGATCGGCACCCGGCTGAGCGCGTCGTCGCGGGTGGTGCGCGGACCGAAGCGGGAATTCATCTCGCGCTGCTACAACCTATTACTGAAAGCGTCACTGCAAGCACACTTTTCGGACGCACAGTGCGGTTTCAAGGCGATGCGCACCGAGGTGGCGCGCCGGCTGCTGCCGCTGGTGCGCGACGGTGAATGGTTCTTCGACACCGAATTGCTGGTGCTCGCCGAGCGGGCCGGATTGCGCATCCACGAGGTGCCGGTGGACTGGATCGACGACCCGGACAGCCGGGTCGACATCCTGGACACCGCGCGCAAGGATCTGCTCGGCATCGGCCGGCTCGGCCGGGCCCTGGCCACCGGCGCGCTGCCGATGGACGAGCTGCGCCGCGCGGTGGGACGCGAGCCACTGGTGCCCGGCGTGCCGCTCGGCATGGTCGGCCAGCTGGTGCGCTTCGCCATCGTCGGCGTACTCAGCACGCTCGCCTATCTCCTGCTTTACGTTGCGCTGCAATCGTTTACCGGCGCGCAGGTGGCCAACTTCCTCGCACTGCTGATCACCGCCGTCGCGAACACCGCGGCCAACCGGGCCTTCACGTTCGGCGTGCGCGGGTCGACCGGTGTGGTCTCGCATCAGTTCCAGGGACTGGTGATCTTCGGCATCGGGCTGGCCCTGACCAGCGGGTCGCTGTTCACGCTGCACCATTGGGCGCCGGACGCGCCGGTGCATCTGGAGTTGTTCGTGCTCGTCGTGGCGAACCTGGTGGCGACCATTCTGCGCTTCGTCGGGTTGCGCTGGGTCTTCCGGAACACACCCGACCGCGCGTCCCGGACAGCGGTGACGGTGCGGCCCGAGACGAGCGACGCACCCGGCGCGACGGTCGAGGGGGGAACACGATGA
- a CDS encoding glycosyltransferase family 39 protein: MTATLAPPTAAPEQPPKKRGNRWELPALAALLLGTGIAYLCNLSANGWANSFYSAAVQAGSVSWKAFFFGSSDAANSITVDKPPASLWLMELSVRAFGLNSWSILVPEVLLGVASVALVWATVRRPFGPAAGLLAGLALAVTPVAALMFRFNNPDALLVFLMVAAAWAITRAVEDGRWRWLVLTGVFVGFGFLTKQLQVLLVVPPLALTYLIAGPPKLGKRVLQLLAAGAAMVAAAGWWLLAVELWPASSRPWIGGSQNNSILELTLGYNGLGRLNGNERGSVGMGGADLPTGGGGMWGSPGITRMFEPAQGGQIAWLIPAALVALVAGILLRGKAARTDRQRAGLILWGGWLLATGLTFSFMAGIFHQYYTVALAPAVAALAGAGAVLLWRERQRLQVRLMLALAVGLTTATAWMLLSRSVHWQPWLRWTVLVAGILATLVALVPARRKLAVVSALTIAFTGLAGPAAYAVDTIATAHEGSIPSAGPNVGRFGMFGPGPWGEGMPGGRMPNGAGGQGPGRQGMPDGPAPATGQGREMPGGPAGGLLGASKPSDKVVALLEQNGSTYTWVAAAIGSNSAAGFQLATELPVMPIGGFNGSDPSPTLDQFKQYVAEGKIHYFLGSNRGEREGGPGDGGQSTSNQITQWVKDNYTATEVDGVTLYDLTVTR, encoded by the coding sequence ATGACGGCGACGCTGGCGCCGCCGACCGCGGCACCCGAGCAACCTCCGAAGAAGCGCGGGAACCGCTGGGAATTACCGGCGTTGGCCGCACTACTGCTCGGCACGGGCATCGCCTACCTGTGCAACCTGAGCGCCAATGGCTGGGCCAACTCGTTCTATTCCGCTGCGGTACAAGCCGGTTCGGTGTCCTGGAAGGCGTTCTTCTTCGGCTCCTCGGATGCGGCGAACTCGATCACCGTGGACAAACCGCCCGCGTCGCTGTGGTTGATGGAGCTGTCGGTGCGCGCCTTCGGCCTGAACAGCTGGAGCATCCTGGTACCGGAGGTGCTGCTCGGCGTGGCGAGTGTCGCCCTGGTCTGGGCGACCGTGCGCAGGCCGTTCGGCCCCGCCGCCGGTCTGCTCGCCGGGCTGGCGCTCGCGGTGACTCCCGTTGCCGCGCTGATGTTCCGGTTCAACAATCCGGACGCGCTGCTGGTGTTCCTGATGGTGGCCGCCGCGTGGGCGATCACCCGTGCGGTGGAGGACGGCCGATGGCGCTGGCTGGTGCTCACCGGCGTGTTCGTCGGGTTCGGTTTTCTCACCAAGCAGTTACAGGTGCTGCTGGTGGTGCCGCCGCTCGCGCTGACCTACCTGATCGCCGGACCGCCGAAACTCGGCAAGCGGGTGCTGCAACTGCTGGCCGCCGGGGCCGCCATGGTGGCGGCCGCGGGCTGGTGGCTGCTGGCCGTCGAGCTGTGGCCCGCCTCGTCGCGGCCGTGGATCGGTGGGTCACAGAACAATTCGATTCTCGAACTCACCCTCGGCTACAACGGGCTCGGCAGGCTGAACGGCAACGAGCGCGGCAGCGTCGGCATGGGTGGCGCCGACCTGCCGACCGGTGGCGGCGGCATGTGGGGCAGCCCCGGCATCACCCGGATGTTCGAGCCCGCGCAGGGCGGTCAGATCGCGTGGCTGATCCCCGCCGCGCTGGTCGCCCTCGTGGCCGGAATCCTGTTGCGCGGCAAGGCTGCCCGGACCGATCGGCAGCGGGCCGGGCTGATCCTGTGGGGCGGTTGGTTATTGGCGACCGGACTGACCTTCAGCTTCATGGCCGGGATCTTCCACCAGTACTACACGGTGGCACTGGCGCCCGCGGTGGCGGCGCTGGCCGGTGCGGGCGCGGTACTGCTGTGGCGGGAACGGCAGCGACTGCAGGTGCGGCTGATGCTCGCACTCGCGGTCGGGCTGACCACCGCGACGGCATGGATGCTGTTGTCTCGCAGCGTCCACTGGCAGCCCTGGCTGCGTTGGACCGTGCTCGTCGCCGGCATCCTCGCGACGCTCGTCGCGCTCGTGCCCGCGCGGCGCAAGCTGGCCGTCGTCTCCGCGCTCACCATCGCGTTCACCGGTCTGGCCGGGCCGGCCGCGTACGCGGTCGACACCATCGCGACCGCGCACGAGGGCTCGATCCCGTCGGCGGGCCCGAACGTCGGCCGTTTCGGGATGTTCGGTCCCGGTCCGTGGGGTGAGGGCATGCCCGGTGGCCGGATGCCGAACGGTGCCGGCGGGCAAGGTCCCGGACGTCAGGGCATGCCGGACGGCCCCGCACCGGCAACTGGTCAGGGCCGCGAAATGCCGGGCGGCCCGGCGGGCGGACTGCTCGGCGCGAGCAAACCCAGCGACAAGGTCGTCGCCCTGCTGGAGCAGAACGGCAGCACCTACACCTGGGTGGCGGCCGCCATCGGCTCCAACAGCGCGGCGGGCTTCCAGCTCGCCACCGAACTACCGGTGATGCCCATCGGCGGCTTCAACGGCAGTGACCCCTCACCCACCCTCGATCAGTTCAAACAGTATGTGGCAGAAGGGAAGATCCACTATTTCCTCGGCAGCAATCGCGGCGAACGCGAAGGCGGCCCCGGCGACGGCGGACAATCCACCAGCAATCAGATCACGCAGTGGGTCAAGGACAACTACACCGCCACCGAGGTGGACGGCGTAACCCTGTACGACCTCACCGTCACCCGCTAG
- a CDS encoding SDR family oxidoreductase, which produces MTKKIAVAGATGRLGRHVVDVLNEQGHEVVAFSRKDGVDIETGAGLAAALAGVQVVIDASSTPSADKDIATEFFTAAARNLHEAGRQAGVERLVVVSIIGIDNATGGYNAAKLAHERALAAGPLPVQILRAAQFHELVEVMTQWGTQGDVAYLANMRTQLVAARTVAEALVDLAVAPAPETAGAPIPEIAGPRPETMAGAARLLAARRGAPARIIESSDPANPDRETFENGGLLAGAHATLAGPTFAEWLAATDPAQ; this is translated from the coding sequence ATGACGAAGAAGATCGCGGTGGCCGGGGCGACGGGTCGGCTGGGACGGCACGTGGTGGACGTGCTGAACGAGCAGGGCCATGAGGTGGTGGCCTTTTCCCGGAAAGACGGCGTGGACATCGAGACCGGGGCGGGGCTCGCCGCGGCGCTGGCCGGCGTGCAGGTGGTCATCGACGCGTCCAGCACGCCGTCTGCGGACAAGGACATCGCGACCGAGTTCTTCACCGCCGCAGCGCGAAACCTGCACGAGGCGGGCCGGCAGGCCGGAGTCGAGCGGCTGGTGGTCGTCTCCATCATCGGCATCGACAACGCCACCGGCGGATACAACGCGGCCAAGCTGGCGCACGAGCGCGCGCTCGCCGCGGGGCCACTGCCGGTGCAGATTCTGCGCGCCGCCCAATTCCACGAGCTGGTCGAGGTGATGACCCAGTGGGGCACCCAGGGTGATGTCGCTTACCTCGCGAACATGCGCACCCAGTTGGTCGCCGCGCGCACCGTCGCCGAAGCGCTGGTGGATCTGGCGGTCGCTCCCGCGCCCGAGACGGCCGGGGCACCGATCCCCGAGATCGCGGGCCCGCGGCCCGAGACCATGGCGGGCGCGGCCCGGCTGCTCGCCGCCCGGCGCGGTGCGCCCGCTCGGATCATCGAGTCCAGCGACCCGGCCAACCCGGATCGCGAGACTTTCGAGAACGGCGGACTGCTGGCCGGCGCACACGCCACCCTCGCAGGCCCGACCTTCGCCGAATGGCTGGCTGCCACCGACCCGGCGCAGTAA
- a CDS encoding aminoglycoside phosphotransferase family protein, translated as MDSAEYGGLEQTLGQPIAGSAPAEWGFQNRTDLLTLADGDRMVLQRYRDPDDAERRLRIMHTLLEPAAKRGITIPRIRRFDLDADPAWIVFDALPGVPVPASAAIGPDSARFPAIAREMGLLLAAFRRLPTAGLQLDDLWATPTRLVQQASGWAARLEPELSGPQRANLDQVLKAYPALFAERRTVLAHGDFTPVNILTDGETITGLLDFESVRLADPLFDPAWWAWSVGFAGAEVLAPAWPGFLEAAKFDPAEPELAERVRALQILRMLELLTTQSDLSPKIRDAVYGKLVAEL; from the coding sequence ATGGACAGTGCGGAGTACGGCGGGCTGGAGCAAACCCTCGGTCAGCCGATTGCCGGTAGCGCGCCCGCCGAATGGGGCTTCCAGAACCGTACCGACCTGCTCACCCTGGCCGACGGCGACCGGATGGTCCTGCAGCGCTACCGCGATCCCGACGATGCCGAGCGCAGGTTGCGGATCATGCACACGCTGCTGGAGCCCGCCGCCAAACGGGGCATCACCATCCCGCGCATCCGCCGCTTCGATCTCGACGCCGATCCCGCCTGGATCGTCTTCGACGCGCTGCCCGGCGTGCCCGTCCCGGCCAGCGCCGCGATCGGTCCGGACAGTGCCCGTTTCCCGGCCATCGCGCGGGAGATGGGCCTGCTGCTCGCGGCGTTTCGCCGCCTGCCCACCGCGGGCCTGCAACTCGACGACCTCTGGGCCACCCCGACCCGGCTCGTCCAGCAGGCGAGCGGCTGGGCCGCCCGGCTCGAACCCGAGCTGTCCGGCCCGCAGCGCGCGAACCTGGACCAGGTTCTGAAGGCCTATCCCGCGCTGTTCGCCGAGCGCCGCACGGTGCTCGCGCACGGCGATTTCACCCCGGTCAATATCCTCACCGACGGCGAAACCATCACGGGCCTGCTCGATTTCGAGTCCGTCCGGCTCGCCGACCCGCTCTTCGATCCCGCGTGGTGGGCCTGGTCGGTCGGTTTCGCGGGCGCCGAGGTGCTGGCACCCGCCTGGCCCGGATTCCTCGAGGCCGCGAAATTCGACCCCGCCGAACCCGAGCTGGCCGAGCGCGTGCGCGCCCTGCAGATCCTGCGGATGCTCGAATTGCTCACCACCCAGAGCGATCTCAGCCCGAAGATCCGAGATGCGGTGTACGGCAAGCTGGTCGCCGAGCTGTAG
- a CDS encoding TetR/AcrR family transcriptional regulator, whose product MATPHEPKQDRSRATRQRLLEATIDCLAETGWAAATVAVVAERAGVSRGAAQHHFPTREDLITAALEYMFDTRTQQAKDEAVAMAEVASGVGRTEAVVAGLVESYTSPLFKAALQVWTHAAADPALRERIVPLEAKFGRISHRRAVEALGVDDSDPVTHHLVQATLDMARGLGLADVLTDDSARRKDIVQQWAATLHEALHARG is encoded by the coding sequence ATGGCGACACCCCACGAACCCAAGCAGGACCGCAGCCGAGCCACCCGGCAGCGCCTGCTGGAGGCGACCATCGACTGCCTGGCCGAAACGGGCTGGGCGGCGGCGACGGTCGCGGTGGTCGCCGAGCGGGCGGGGGTGTCCCGGGGCGCGGCCCAGCATCACTTCCCCACCAGGGAGGACCTGATCACCGCCGCGCTCGAGTACATGTTCGACACCCGGACCCAGCAGGCCAAGGACGAGGCGGTGGCCATGGCCGAGGTGGCCAGCGGGGTCGGTCGCACCGAGGCGGTGGTCGCCGGGCTGGTCGAGTCGTACACCAGCCCGCTGTTCAAGGCGGCGTTGCAGGTGTGGACGCACGCGGCCGCCGATCCGGCGCTGCGGGAGCGAATCGTCCCGCTGGAAGCCAAGTTCGGCCGGATCTCGCACCGGCGCGCGGTGGAGGCGCTCGGGGTGGACGACTCCGATCCGGTCACCCATCACCTGGTGCAGGCCACGCTGGACATGGCGCGCGGGCTCGGCCTGGCCGACGTGCTCACCGACGACTCCGCGCGGCGCAAGGACATCGTGCAGCAGTGGGCGGCGACGCTGCACGAGGCGCTGCACGCCCGAGGCTGA
- a CDS encoding enoyl-CoA hydratase family protein, producing the protein MTETSTAPYVRYDVADGFATLTLDSPHNRNALSSKLVAELLQGLDAAAADDKVRGIVLAHTGNTFCAGADLSEASNADPAVAADERTRVMIGVLRRLIATPKPVIAQIDGNVRAGGMGIVAACDIAVAGPTSSFALTEVRIGLAPFMISLTLLPRLSSRAASRYFLTGEKFDAAVAEQIGLISTAAADPVAEVARLRAELRKGSPQGLAESKRLVNAAMLAEFDTSAEELAQRSASFFGTPEVHEGMLAFLQRRPASWAE; encoded by the coding sequence ATGACCGAGACATCCACCGCGCCCTACGTCCGCTACGACGTCGCGGACGGTTTCGCGACGCTCACGCTGGATTCGCCGCACAACCGCAACGCGCTGTCGTCGAAGTTGGTGGCCGAACTCTTGCAGGGCCTCGATGCGGCCGCGGCCGACGACAAGGTGCGCGGCATCGTCCTGGCCCACACCGGCAACACGTTCTGTGCGGGCGCCGACCTGTCCGAGGCCAGTAACGCCGATCCGGCGGTGGCCGCCGACGAGCGCACCCGCGTGATGATCGGCGTGCTGCGCCGTCTCATCGCCACGCCCAAGCCGGTGATCGCGCAGATCGACGGCAACGTGCGAGCCGGCGGGATGGGCATCGTCGCGGCCTGCGATATCGCGGTGGCCGGGCCGACGAGCAGTTTCGCACTCACCGAGGTGCGCATCGGGCTGGCCCCGTTCATGATTTCGCTCACCCTGCTGCCGCGCCTGAGCTCGCGTGCGGCGTCGCGCTACTTCCTGACCGGGGAGAAGTTCGATGCCGCGGTGGCCGAGCAGATCGGGTTGATCAGCACCGCCGCGGCCGATCCGGTGGCCGAGGTGGCGCGTCTGCGCGCAGAGCTGCGCAAAGGCTCGCCGCAGGGGCTGGCCGAGAGCAAGCGGCTGGTCAACGCGGCCATGCTGGCCGAGTTCGACACCTCGGCCGAGGAACTCGCGCAACGTTCGGCGAGCTTCTTCGGCACCCCCGAGGTGCACGAGGGCATGCTGGCCTTCCTGCAGCGCCGTCCCGCGAGCTGGGCAGAATAG
- a CDS encoding acyl-CoA dehydrogenase family protein, with amino-acid sequence MSFVETEEQQALRTAVAALAAKYNYRDYVLPKARANEPLTELWDEAGKLGFLGVNLPEEYGGGGAGLYELALVMEELSAQGAGLLLMVVSPAICGTIITKYGTDEQKQTWLPKLGDGSGKMVFGITEPDAGSNSHQITTTARRDGEEWILNGRKIFISGVDQAEAVLIVSRTEDHKTGKLKPALFIVPTDAEGFHKTPQEMDIIEPDHQFTLFLDDVRLPANALVGKEDAALMQLFAGLNPERVMGAAMAIGLGRYAIDRAVEYAKERTVWKTPIGAHQGISHPLAQVKIELELAKLMMRKAATLYDLGDEMGAAEAANMAKYAAAEASIKALDQAIQTHGGAGLTKEYGLAAMLAAARIGRIAPVSREMVLNFVAQYSLGLPKSY; translated from the coding sequence ATGAGTTTCGTCGAGACTGAAGAACAGCAGGCGCTACGGACGGCTGTTGCCGCGCTGGCCGCGAAGTACAACTATCGCGACTACGTGCTGCCGAAAGCTCGCGCCAACGAGCCGCTCACCGAATTGTGGGACGAGGCAGGCAAACTCGGCTTCCTCGGGGTGAATCTGCCGGAGGAGTACGGCGGCGGTGGCGCGGGACTCTACGAGCTGGCGCTGGTGATGGAGGAGCTGTCCGCGCAGGGCGCGGGACTGCTCCTGATGGTGGTCTCCCCGGCCATCTGCGGCACCATCATCACCAAGTACGGCACCGACGAGCAGAAGCAGACCTGGCTGCCCAAACTCGGTGACGGCAGCGGCAAAATGGTGTTCGGCATCACCGAGCCGGACGCGGGTTCCAATTCGCACCAGATCACCACCACCGCGCGCCGCGACGGCGAGGAGTGGATCCTCAACGGCCGCAAGATCTTCATCTCCGGGGTGGATCAGGCCGAGGCCGTGCTGATCGTGTCGCGCACCGAGGATCACAAGACCGGCAAGCTCAAGCCCGCGCTGTTCATCGTGCCGACCGATGCCGAAGGCTTCCACAAGACGCCGCAGGAAATGGACATCATCGAGCCGGATCATCAGTTCACGCTGTTCCTCGATGACGTGCGGCTGCCGGCGAACGCGCTGGTGGGCAAGGAGGACGCCGCGCTGATGCAGTTGTTCGCCGGTCTCAATCCGGAGCGGGTGATGGGTGCCGCGATGGCGATCGGCCTGGGTCGCTACGCCATCGATCGTGCGGTGGAGTACGCCAAGGAGCGCACGGTGTGGAAGACGCCGATCGGTGCGCACCAAGGCATCTCGCATCCGCTGGCGCAGGTGAAGATCGAGCTGGAGCTGGCCAAGCTGATGATGCGCAAGGCCGCCACGCTCTACGACCTCGGCGACGAGATGGGTGCCGCCGAGGCGGCGAACATGGCGAAATACGCTGCGGCCGAGGCGAGTATCAAGGCGCTGGATCAGGCCATCCAGACCCACGGCGGCGCGGGCCTGACCAAGGAGTACGGCCTGGCCGCGATGCTGGCCGCCGCGCGCATCGGCCGGATCGCCCCGGTCAGCCGGGAAATGGTGCTGAACTTCGTCGCGCAGTACTCGCTCGGCCTGCCCAAGTCCTACTGA